Proteins co-encoded in one Aethina tumida isolate Nest 87 chromosome 7, icAetTumi1.1, whole genome shotgun sequence genomic window:
- the LOC109597229 gene encoding reticulon-4 receptor-like 2 isoform X2 has protein sequence MAPAYVLMLVLALALAAPDWTDCPRSCRCKWSSGKKTAVCLNAGISEIPHLDEDIQVLDLTGNFIPQLSDAEFVSIGLINLQRIFLTTSGLRQVHPNAFKDLIILVEVDLSGNQISYLDPKTFTGNVRLRILILSHNPLTQLAAEQFPPLPHLRTLELEGCQLSTIHKNAFIHLVNLELLNLNGNHLESLSERSFMNFAHLKTLILDGNPWKCDCELRGFRDWYLSGRLHSIPLTCSEPPQAEGREWKDVKSEEFACPPQVFISPPNQVQAEAGGNVTLGCRVTGDPEPQVSWQYEGYAINHTWLVIEAEEGLLDKWANISVYNVSDVDVGVYTCVAKNVLQTVSNNVTLVLPEVMTAKTTSKSDQSYFWWGVVIGCVVVGVTVVVTVVAVCCAKYRTRPSRDIKASVSFTDQEKKLLDVSIATTTDRGTGSSEAMGPEVEILDPLVHFTLEREPIPMSMSMPLHHAVFPPPPEFSTCDPLQDQYGNFYISVAAQTEIPRDGDPAAAPGAARQLR, from the exons ATGGCTCCGGCTTACGTACTGATGCTGGTGTTGGCACTGGCTTTGGCGGCGCCAGACTGGACCGACTGTCCGAGATCGTGCCGATGCAAATGGTCCTCCGGCAAGAAGACGGCCGTTTGTCTAAACGCCGGCATCTCGGAGATACCGCACCTGGACGAGGACATACAAGTATTGGATTTGACGGGGAACTTCATCCCCCAGCTCTCCGATGCCGAGTTCGTGTCCATCGGACTGATCAACCTCCAGAGGATTTTCCTCACCACGTCGGGTCTTAGGCAAGTGCATCCTAACGCCTTCAAAGACCTAATCATTTTAGTTGAGGTAGACCTCTCCGGCAACCAAATCTCCTACCTGGACCCCAAAACGTTCACGGGAAACGTACGTCTCAGAATATTAATCCTGAGCCACAATCCTCTGACGCAATTGGCGGCGGAGCAGTTTCCGCCCCTACCACATTTAAGAACCCTCGAATTAGAAGGCTGTCAATTATCGACCATCCACAAGAACGCCTTCATTCATCTCGTTAACTTGGAACTTCTGAATCTCAACGGTAACCACCTGGAAAGTCTGTCCGAGCGTTCGTTCATGAACTTTGCCCATTTGAAGACTTTAATATTGGACGGTAACCCATGGAAGTGCGACTGCGAGTTACGCGGCTTCCGCGACTGGTACTTGAGCGGCAGGCTGCATTCCATCCCCTTGACTTGTTCGGAGCCGCCGCAGGCCGAAGGTCGGGAATGGAAGGACGTGAAATCCGAGGAGTTCGCGTGTCCGCCACAAGTCTTTATCTCGCCCCCGAACCAAGTGCAAGCAGAAGCTGGAGGGAATGTAACGTTGGGATGTAGAGTGACGGGTGATCCAGAGCCGCAGGTGTCGTGGCAGTACGAGGGATACGCGATCAACCATACGTGGCTGGTGATAGAGGCGGAGGAAGGATTATTGGACAAGTGGGCTAATATAAGTGTGTACAACGTCAGCGACGTGGATGTGGGGGTGTACACGTGCGTGGCCAAGAACGTCTTGCAAACGGTGTCGAACAACGTGACCTTGGTGCTGCCGGAGGTGATGACCGCGAAGACGACCAGCAAATCGGACCAGAGTTACTTTTGGTGGGGCGTTGTGATAGGATGTGTGGTTGTCGGGGTGACCGTTGTGGTAACGGTGGTGGCTGTGTGTTGTGCAAAGTACCGTACGCGACCGTCGAGAGATATAAAGGCGAGTGTCAGCTTCACGGATCAAGAAAAGAAGCTGTTGGACGTGAGCATCGCGACGACCACGGACCGCGGTACCGGAAGTAGCGAGGCGATGGGCCCGGAAGTCGAGATACTGGATCCCCTGGTACATTTCACATTGGAACGGGAACCTATACCGATGTCGATGTCGATGCCGCTGCATCACGCGGTCTTTCCGCCGCCGCCCGAGTTCTCCACCTGCGACCCGTTGCAGGACCAGTACGGGAACTTCTACATTTCAGTGGCC GCCCAAACAGAAATACCACGGGATGGCGACCCTGCCGCGGCGCCCGGCGCCGCCCGTCAATTACGATAA
- the LOC109597229 gene encoding peroxidasin isoform X1, with the protein MAPAYVLMLVLALALAAPDWTDCPRSCRCKWSSGKKTAVCLNAGISEIPHLDEDIQVLDLTGNFIPQLSDAEFVSIGLINLQRIFLTTSGLRQVHPNAFKDLIILVEVDLSGNQISYLDPKTFTGNVRLRILILSHNPLTQLAAEQFPPLPHLRTLELEGCQLSTIHKNAFIHLVNLELLNLNGNHLESLSERSFMNFAHLKTLILDGNPWKCDCELRGFRDWYLSGRLHSIPLTCSEPPQAEGREWKDVKSEEFACPPQVFISPPNQVQAEAGGNVTLGCRVTGDPEPQVSWQYEGYAINHTWLVIEAEEGLLDKWANISVYNVSDVDVGVYTCVAKNVLQTVSNNVTLVLPEVMTAKTTSKSDQSYFWWGVVIGCVVVGVTVVVTVVAVCCAKYRTRPSRDIKASVSFTDQEKKLLDVSIATTTDRGTGSSEAMGPEVEILDPLVHFTLEREPIPMSMSMPLHHAVFPPPPEFSTCDPLQDQYGNFYISVAVSRDPNIIDVSRCPDLLDLPHRPKQKYHGMATLPRRPAPPVNYDNMGPRVTAGGSSTLSLPGSSQEMALPPPPPPQHLHCAPVLTPEFVSL; encoded by the coding sequence ATGGCTCCGGCTTACGTACTGATGCTGGTGTTGGCACTGGCTTTGGCGGCGCCAGACTGGACCGACTGTCCGAGATCGTGCCGATGCAAATGGTCCTCCGGCAAGAAGACGGCCGTTTGTCTAAACGCCGGCATCTCGGAGATACCGCACCTGGACGAGGACATACAAGTATTGGATTTGACGGGGAACTTCATCCCCCAGCTCTCCGATGCCGAGTTCGTGTCCATCGGACTGATCAACCTCCAGAGGATTTTCCTCACCACGTCGGGTCTTAGGCAAGTGCATCCTAACGCCTTCAAAGACCTAATCATTTTAGTTGAGGTAGACCTCTCCGGCAACCAAATCTCCTACCTGGACCCCAAAACGTTCACGGGAAACGTACGTCTCAGAATATTAATCCTGAGCCACAATCCTCTGACGCAATTGGCGGCGGAGCAGTTTCCGCCCCTACCACATTTAAGAACCCTCGAATTAGAAGGCTGTCAATTATCGACCATCCACAAGAACGCCTTCATTCATCTCGTTAACTTGGAACTTCTGAATCTCAACGGTAACCACCTGGAAAGTCTGTCCGAGCGTTCGTTCATGAACTTTGCCCATTTGAAGACTTTAATATTGGACGGTAACCCATGGAAGTGCGACTGCGAGTTACGCGGCTTCCGCGACTGGTACTTGAGCGGCAGGCTGCATTCCATCCCCTTGACTTGTTCGGAGCCGCCGCAGGCCGAAGGTCGGGAATGGAAGGACGTGAAATCCGAGGAGTTCGCGTGTCCGCCACAAGTCTTTATCTCGCCCCCGAACCAAGTGCAAGCAGAAGCTGGAGGGAATGTAACGTTGGGATGTAGAGTGACGGGTGATCCAGAGCCGCAGGTGTCGTGGCAGTACGAGGGATACGCGATCAACCATACGTGGCTGGTGATAGAGGCGGAGGAAGGATTATTGGACAAGTGGGCTAATATAAGTGTGTACAACGTCAGCGACGTGGATGTGGGGGTGTACACGTGCGTGGCCAAGAACGTCTTGCAAACGGTGTCGAACAACGTGACCTTGGTGCTGCCGGAGGTGATGACCGCGAAGACGACCAGCAAATCGGACCAGAGTTACTTTTGGTGGGGCGTTGTGATAGGATGTGTGGTTGTCGGGGTGACCGTTGTGGTAACGGTGGTGGCTGTGTGTTGTGCAAAGTACCGTACGCGACCGTCGAGAGATATAAAGGCGAGTGTCAGCTTCACGGATCAAGAAAAGAAGCTGTTGGACGTGAGCATCGCGACGACCACGGACCGCGGTACCGGAAGTAGCGAGGCGATGGGCCCGGAAGTCGAGATACTGGATCCCCTGGTACATTTCACATTGGAACGGGAACCTATACCGATGTCGATGTCGATGCCGCTGCATCACGCGGTCTTTCCGCCGCCGCCCGAGTTCTCCACCTGCGACCCGTTGCAGGACCAGTACGGGAACTTCTACATTTCAGTGGCCGTGAGTCGAGACCCCAATATTATAGATGTGTCCCGGTGCCCTGACCTGTTAGATTTACCCCACAGGCCCAAACAGAAATACCACGGGATGGCGACCCTGCCGCGGCGCCCGGCGCCGCCCGTCAATTACGATAATATGGGGCCGCGGGTGACGGCGGGCGGCAGCTCGACGCTCTCGCTGCCCGGCTCCTCGCAGGAGATGGCgttgccgccgccgccgccgccccaACACTTGCACTGCGCCCCCGTTCTCACGCCGGAGTTCGTGTCTCTTTAA
- the LOC126266254 gene encoding uncharacterized protein LOC126266254 — protein sequence MNALKIGVLICVLVTVNALKDVFYNPIFDGIKLEYYDKHLAKNAVFNFQKVNRTSSVLNLAFDLTEDLNGRKIFGTSKIYFFMSNQWRYSGFHFDYNVCEQWRTNLFGVRLFLKRFGNLEACDIKKGHYYLNSFLPDITQFPKKAPINLNMKYEIDVFHENKTRILLFSWYGRTIEKQS from the exons ATGAATGCATTGAAAATTGGTGTTTTAATTTGCGTTTTGGTGACCGTTAATGCACTAAAAGAT GTTTTCTATAATCCTATATTTGATGGAATTAAGCTAGAATATTACGATAAGCATTTGGCGAAAAATGCAGTTTTCAATTTCCAGAAGGTTAACAGAACcagttcagttttgaatttGGCTTTTGACTTGACTGAGGATTTGAATGGCCGGAAAATATTC ggtacatcaaaaatttattttttcatgagCAACCAGTGGCGTTATAGCGGTTTCCACTTCGACTACAACGTATGCGAACAATGGCGAACCAATTTGTTCGGTGTCCGCCTATTTTTAAAACGGTTTGGCAATTTGGAAGCATGCGACATCAAAAAA GGtcactattatttaaacagcTTCCTACCGGACATCACTCAATTCCCCAAAAAGGCTCCGATCAATCTCAATATGAAGTACGAGATTGACGTGTTCCACGAAAACAAAACCAGGATACTTTTATTCTCTTGGTATGGAAGGACCATTGAAAAACAATCTTGA